GCGTCAAGGTGAGGGACCATGCCGCCCCCTCCCTGGGTTCAGCCGCAATCCGTCCCGGGCTTTGACAGGACCCACGGCCAAGGTCCCGCCGGAGAGTCTGGCAGCCACGCCCGGGGTCTGGGGCCACCCTGCTGCCGCTGGCACCGCtcccagccctggggggggggggctcggttTCCCCGTCTATGCAGCCACAGCCCCTTGGTGCTTCCCATCGGCACTCACCCTCTGCACGCCTGGCTCGCTGCCCACCCGTGACCCAGagggcatgctgcagccggccgGCGCGGGGGAGATGGGCCACTGTGTGCCAAGGCCACCCAGCGcccagccagggcagagctgcccgcagctgtgcctgcccctgcctggtgGGAGCCGCCCGGGGCCTCCTCGCCGAGCGGGGGCCGCGAACTTCCGCACTGACCTCACCGTCCGGAGGAGCGGCTCCACatgtgggctgggggcggggagggggtccCGGGGAGGGCTCGGGACAGAGGGGGCTCGAGGCTGGAGAGGCcgggagctggggcccaggccccTGGAGTCACTGCAGTCAGGGGGGCCGTGCACgcgaggggcaggcagggcagtggGCGGGGCCTGCCGGGAGCCCTGGACCGGGAGTCCAATGCTGTGCTCGGGTGTGGCTCCATCACCGTAGGACCCGGGGTGCTTTCTCCCTTGGGCGTCTCCGTCCATCACTCAAGTTGGCCACAGCGATGGACATAGGGCAGCCCCCACACAGCCCAGccatccgccccccccccccggcagctcCCTCTCCCCGGGGCACCCACCCTCGCCACCTCCCAACGCCTTCCACTCCTGCAGAGCCCCTCAGCGGCCTTTTCCTCCAGGAAGCTGACCCCGGGGAGGGGCTCTGCTTCCAGGGGACCACGGCGTCCCCACGCCCTGCTCTGACACGGGAGGTGAAGAGCTGCCGGCACCTGCCTGAGCGCCATGGCCGCAGCCCCAgagagctgggagccagccctgcagagctgggggcagCGCCCAGGCCCATCCTGAGCCGCTGGGGatgcactgcccccaccccccacccccgccgtgaGCGTCAACAGCCCGGGGCAAAACCACACATCCTGGTGGGGGTGCAGTGGGGAGGATGGGCTGGGGCGGCAGGCCAGGCTGGCTGGCAGCTCCAGGCGGGGCGGTGACCACAGGGCACTGGGGTGGAGAGGGGTCTCCGGGCGGAGCGGGGTCTCCGGGCGGAGTGGGGGCTCGGGGCCGTGCTTCCTGCCCCTGGCCGTTTGCCCGGTCACTGCGAACTTTGGTGGCTTCTAGCTCTGCTCTCTGCAGGAGAGGCCCCCAAGCCACGGTCGGAAGGGGTGAGCTTGCAGGTCCTCGCTCGCACCAGCTGCACAGACCACAAGGGTAGGGCTGGGAGCCACAGAGGCCacagccctgagccctgagccgcACCTGCTCAGAGTGGGCCTCCGGTCCAGTGAGTCTGGGGGCTGAGCCCACCCGCCCGCTCACAAACGCccagccggggctgagcccaTGGGCTCCTGAGCTCCAGGGCCTTCCACCAGTGCCCGCTGACCCCAAATGCAGAGACGGAGCTGGGGTGCCAgtgagccagggctgcagccaccccgggcctcctgcacccacccaggggccagcagccGGGGGCCGGCCAGCTCTGAGTGACCAGCTGACCTGTCCTAGGCCCCTGACTCCATGTTCTGGTCAGCACCGACCCCAGAGGGCAGGGAAACGCAGCCGGGACTGGACAGGGGGGGAGACAGGCCTGGGCTTCACCCTGGTGCtgggctgccgtggccagggGCCTCGCTCTCTGCTCctgtggggcaggcaggaggggacaTGGCAGAGCCACGGCCAGCTGTGCCCCACTGCATAGGGGAGGAGAGAGGTTGCTAGGCTTCTGTGTGGCCACACACAGCCCATGGGCAGGGGATGGTCAGGGCCATCCCTGGGTCCTCAGTCTTAGCTCCCCCTGCCAAAAGTGACCAGGGCAGACACCGGGTCACCCCTGCTTGGGCCTGGAGTGAGGAATGGGCAGAGGAGGCACCCCTGGGGGTCTGCCTGGTGGAGGCGGTGACCCTGAGTGTGGGGCAGGCAGAGAGCAAGGCGGCCATTCCCGGGTCCTAGCTCCTTGCACTGGGTCACGGTGACCATGGCTGCGGGGACCCCACTCACCGCTCCCAGAAGCCCAGGGGCTCCACGCTCCCAGCCCGCATCCCTCTGGGGTAGCTCCATCCCTGGGGGACCCAGCTGGgcagcccccacagctgccccTCACAGAGGGGATTTTCTCTGCCGGGCTCCGTGCAGTGctgccccagagccccagcccggccccctcccccccactcgGGCTGACGGGGGCCGGGGCTCCAGGCCAGGAGGGGCACGGGGGTGTGGGAAAGGAATGCGCTGACCAGCGCCCAGCCTAATCCCCACTCAGCCCCGGCCGAGCTGAGCTGGCTGGCGGGGCGGAGCTGGGGCGACAGGCGTCTGGCTCGGGGGTCCTGCAGCCCCAGGCAGTCCCAGTGGACCCCAGCAGGCCAACGAGGTAGGTGGGCAGGCCTTGACGGGCCAGCATGGGTCCCTGGGGGGGAGCATTCGGAGAAGCGGGGAGGACCCCAAGGAGGGAGGGTGGCGAGAGCTGTTCAGGGGTGATGGACAGCggagggggaggcgggggcagggacAGCTCAGTGGACTCGCCAAGCCCCTGGGGTGGGGCTCCTACGCCGACCCCACCCAGCCTGCCTATATGCCCAGGCGGTGCCCAGGCCGCTCTGTCACCCAGCAGAGGCGGAGAGccgatggcactgcaggtgagtgagactgctgggctgggggctccccaGCCACCCGTGCCCCGCCCCGCGGAGCTGGGGCACTGGCTGTGCGCTGTCATCAGACCCCCAGCCAAGGGGATGTGGGCGCACAGGGCAGGCTGTGTCCAGCTCAGAGACGGCGCCTGCGGCCCGTGGGGGTCTCCTGGACACAGGGAGGACCCCCGGGGGAGAGGGGCCTGAGCTGAGAGCCTGCGGCCCCGTCTCTGTTCAGTTTGAAGCCTTCTGCGCAGGGGGCCTGGCCCCCGGCTGGAGCCTGCTCGTCCAGGGACAGTCGGACTCCGGGGAGGACAGGTAAGGGAGCCCGGCTTCCCCGAGTGTCCCCGCCGTCCTGGGGCAGGGCCCGCCTGGCCACCCGGCCACCCACTGCCCTCGCCCGCAGGTTTGAGGTCAACTTCCTGTGCGAGGGCGGCGACATCGCCTTCCACGTCAAGCCCCGCTTCTCCAGCGCCACCGTGGTGGGCAACGCCTTCCAGGGCGGCCACTGGGGCCAGGAGGAGGTGTCCAGCGTCGTCCCACTGGCCCTGGGGCAGCCCTTCGAGGTGACGGGGCCGGGCGGTGGGGCAGGTGCCCCGTGGGCGGTCCAGGCGGGCTCCCCCCTCCTCAGTCTCCCGTGGGCACAGTGAGGCCAGCCcctctggggaggaggagggagactcccgggctggggccctggggcccggGGCCGAGGCTGACCGTCCCGCCCGCAGATGGAGGTGAGCTCGGACGAGGAGCACTTCCACGTGTTCGTGCAGGAGCACAAGGTGCTACAGTTCCCACACCGCCAGAGGCCGCTGGCCGCCATCACCAGAGTGCGGGTGCTGAGTGACCACCGCCTGGCGCAGGTGGAGCTGGCCAGGAGGGGCCTGAGCTGGGGGTACGTGACCGGCCCAGACCCTCTCAGCCGGGGAAGGGCACACTGCGTGGCGGGCCCgtggctgccctgccctgctcccagcaGGCCTCACGCTTTGGGCCACGGGGGCAAGGCCAcgtccaccccccacccctccagccctgccccgccgGACTCACCCCCAGGTCTgtggccggcgggggcggggctgaggcgcGTGCCTTCGGTGCTTACAGGGACGGGGGCTACTGAGCTGCCGGCGGTCCAGGAGGGAGCGTCCGGGGCGCCTGGAGTCCACCCGCCGGCTCCCCTCTCAATAAAATCTAAGCACGCTgcaggctctcggctgctggggagGTGTGGGGTGCGGGGCTGCGGCCAGGGCTCGCCTGACCTTTCACCTTGCCCCCAGGACACTGGGGCAGGCTGTCCACTGACTCCATGGGGCTCCTGTCCAGGGCTCTGCCGCAGtcgggggctggcccaggccgggAGCTCAGCCCTGGGAGGGGTCTTCAGCCCGGGGGGGGGGCACATCCTGCCAGGTCCAAGAGGAGGCCCcagcttcctcccttccttcccggAGCGGGGggccttcctgcctctcctgtgCACCTACGTGCGACGTGATCCTGTGCCGGTCGTCTGGGGGGGCCGCTGCCACCTCCCCACCATCTGTCTGCTGCCATCCGTGTGTCGCCTGTCGGCTCTCCACCCATCACCTCCCTGCAGCCCGCTGGGAACCGCGGCTTAGGGCTGGCCGGGCCAGGCGCTCAGCTCCCAGGGGAGTGATGTCAAGGATGTCACAGGTGGGACCGCACAGACATCGCGGcccggctgggggctgggcagctctgccccctccccatgtGACCCCCACTGGGTCCCCGCGCTGGTGGCGTGGGGGCCGCCGGGAGCCACAGCCCACAGGGGAGTGGACGGGGGCCGAGCGCCGAGAGCTCCTACCCGCTAAGATGTTGCTGTGtacatgtgggaggcagagagacggagagacagacagatggacgctggttcactccccacaggcctgcaagagccaggctgGGCCCCGGAGCCGGGGAGGCCGTGGGGTGGGCGCGGGGCGGGACTGGGGCCAGGGCCTCTCCCCAGGTGAGAGGCGGCCCGGCCTGCAGCTGCACCGCTTCCTTCCTGTCTCCGCCCGCTTCCCCGTCTGTGTCCAGGGCCCGGctggccaggagccccttcctgcCGCCCCTGCGGGAGGCCTGGCCTTTGTGTCGCCGGGAGGGGCAGGCCTCGCCATGGGCCCCAGCCGTGGGTCTGCCAGGGGCCCCGGGCCATGGGTCTGCGAGGGGCCTGGGGCCGTGGGTCTGCGAGGGGCCCCGGCCGTGGGTGTGCGAGGGGCCCCGGCTGTGGGTCTGCGAGGGGCCCCGGCTGCCCCCACAGAACGCACCTTGCCAGAGCAGGAAAGGCCCCCAAaccgtgggggaggggcagcacccatgtggagacgGGGCCCAGGTGGCCCAGCGAGGGATGGGTCActcaagctgggccaggcctgcaaGACAGAGCCACGCTGGCACCGGTCCACACCCGCAGTCCCTCACACGCGTGtttgcacactgcacacacacatgcaccacacacGTCCCTCCACCTCCCGGCCTGAGCCAGCTCTCCACCTGCTCGGACACGCCAGCTtgcaggcctgggctgcagggctaGGACCTCGTGTGTGCGGAGCTGCACGCCGCGCCCTCCCCCCTCCACGGCCCCTACCGCCCTCACTGCACAGCCTGGCCAACCGGGCCCCACGCGGTGCCGTTCCTCTGCTGGCTGCCTGAGCCCAGAAGCCCCCCCTGACCTCCTGCCGCCCCCTAGGCCCTGCCTCGCCTCTCACAGCCTCTCTGGAGCTGGGAGGCCAGGTCTtactccagcccccagcccgggcTGGCCAGAGCACGTGGAGCTCTGGGAACGTTTGCTGAATGAACTCAGGAGGGAGCTTGGGGATAGCCTGGAGCCTGGgggccctggagacccctgggacGAACCGGGGCCCCCGCCCTCCCCACTCGGCCTGGGAGCCCCGTGGGGACGGCCGGGACCCCGAGCCAGTCTCTGCCCGgcggcctttgcacctgctgcccccacacgCGCCTGCCCGGCTCCCAGCCTGGCCTCGCCTGGACATCCCCTCCAGAGCATCCTTGGCTGTGCCTTAGCCCCCGCCACCGCAGCTCCCCTCGTTGCCCCTGTCCCCGGCAGCGACTCCACGTCCGTCCGTCCCCATGGGATCCCCCACCTGGAGCAGGGCCCGGCGTACCCTGGCACCAACAAACACGTCCTAAGTTAACCGTCGCAGGAACCAGACTCTGCTTGAACCCTCCTAGCTACAGGCAGCTCCCTACCTACTCTCTGCCGACCAGAAGCAAGCGTCCCTCCCTGAGCCCAGTGCTGACCCCTGGGGAGGAGCCCACGCACTGTCCCACACCCGCCAGAGACCCAGAGCCTGGGTGCTGGGCTTCGGCCACAGCCGCCGAGGCGGGCCTGCTCCTGGACGGCCGGCCCACGTCTCCCAGGGACTTGCCTGCCGCCAGTTCCCTGTGTGGTGTTGAGGTGCGGGCCCACTGCACAAGGAGGCTGTGgcccttggggggagggggagggcctgCTTCCCACTGACCGGCCAGGGGTGTCAGGTGCCTGGGAGGCGGAGACCGGGGGCAGGCGGGGCTGAGGGAGGCAGTGCCAGGCCAGAGGCACGggaggggaggggttggggcctgGGGCCCACAGGAGCACACAGAGCCAGGCAGCTCAGCTCTTCCCACCTGAGCCAGGGAGAGGCGGGCCTGGGCAGGTGCAAAGCCGAAGCTCAGATGTGGTCTGATCTCTGGGGAAGGAATCCCTCAGCGAGCTGCCCCCAGGGTggcctgtcccctccctccccaccaagaCAGAGGTCACGGTTGCCCTAGGGTGGGGGGCGCCCTCCGGTGCCCCCTCTTGGGGTTCCCGCCCCTTCAAGGTCTCCTCTGCCCCCGAGGAACAGACTCACCAGCAGAGGGCGCTCTGCACACAGGCTGGCCTCCCCAGCTCCAGGGAGGGGTCTGCGTTCCTGGGCCCAGGGGCTTTGCACCCACaatggggaggtgggcaggggggcCAGGGCAGAACGATCCAAGCGTTCTCCGGCCAGATCTGCCCGGCACCGCCTGATGGATGAGACAGCAGGTcacagcctctctgagcccctcTGCAAAATGGGGCGTGGGGGGGGTACATGGTGCTGAGCCAGCATGGGAGGGTGTGGCCAGgcacctcctctgcctccctccccacctctgctggcCCAGGGTGCCCAGCCCTCCTGGCACAGCTGAGAGCCCCCAcgcagggagccaggaggcctGAGGCAAGCTTGGAGTCCATCCACGGGGGTCGGGCCAGTGCTGGGTCCTCTGCAGacgtgtgggggtggggggtcaagGAGACCGTAGTCCACTGCCCTCTGGAGGGCCAGCAGCGGCCCCCGAGCAGGGGTCGAGGTAGGCATTTACCATTGTCCCCCTGGGATGGCGCGTGGTGCAGTGGACAAGTCaccgcttgcaatgccggcattccctGTGGcagcgccagctcaagtcccggttgctccatttcccatccagctccctgctatgacctgggaaagcagcggacgatgtctcaaacttgggcccctgcacccacatgggagatctggaagaagctccaggctcctggctgcacctggcccagccccatccattgcggccatttgggaagtgaaccagcagatggaagacttctctctttctctctctctctctcctctctctggcatCACACATCACCAGGTCCCCAGCAAGTCCCCCCCGGGCCCTAGGATGGACAGAACTGTGTCTACTCATTCCAGGTTCAGCCCTCCCGCCCCAGGCGGCTGTGTGTGGACGTGGAGTCTATAGGAGGCCCTAAAGGTGGCCCATCGGACCCCGGCCTCCTAAGAGATGCAGCCAGGAATCGAGCCCGCAGCCCACGCCAGAAACCCAATCGGCCAGCACCTAGGACagcaagaaaagagagagagagagagagagagagagagagagagagagagatcctctctctgctggttcactccctatcactccccagctggctgcaatggccagggctgggccaggacggaaccagcagcttcctccaggtctcccacgcgggtgcaggggcccgagcacctggtccatcttctactgcttttcccagcagggagctgaattggaagtggggcagctgagacttcaaccagcgcccgcatgggatgccggcaccaagtgggtggctttacccgctaggctacaacaccagccccttaccCATGTATTTTTGTGTcgcatatttttttaagattttttttttatatttcaaagtgagagagagagaggagagatcttccatccaccccatgctggccccagaaatcacACAGGTCCTCTCCCAGCCCCCACGGCACCCCCAACTGTGGAGCTTTTTATGCCTATTTTACAACTTCTTCCGAAGGAAATCCTCAAGTCTTACAATCATTGCCTTTCCCGTGTGACCACACGGAAGCAGAGGTTGGCGGCAGTGTCAAGGCGCTGGTTGAGACACCCACCCCCCACGCCAGAGGACCTGGTTGGattctgggctctggctctgTCGCCagcgaccctgggaggcagcagagacgccacccacatgggagacctggatggagctggggGCATTCTAAGAATGAACCAGGCGATGggagccctccctctctctgtgtgtctctctagtCTGTATGAAGTAAAAAAATACGAATTTTAAAGACGAGAGATCACCAGTCTCTGCTGGGGGTGAGGAAGTTTGGCAACGGCGGAGCTGTCTCTGCCGCGCGGCACAAAGGTGATTCCGCCGCCCACTGCCTGcttgcgccggtcacagcgcggCTGCACGCTCTGCGCCTTTGCCCTCAGTGAGTGATGAACACTTGCACTTCAGACGGGTGCGCTGGGAAAAGCTGTCCCCAGGCGTGGTCCCGGGCCGGCACAGGCGCGGTCAGGGTGCTGGGTCGCCTGGGGCCGGGGCGGTGGCGGGTGCAAGGCTCTGTGCGCCTGCCCCAAGCCAGTGACCCGTGCGGTGCGGAGAGCCCACGGCACTGCGTGCGCATTGTCCTCAGAGCGGCCAGGCTGCCGGGGGAACGGGCTGGAATGCGGGCTGCAATTGAATCACAAATGCGTGCCCTCACCCAGTGAAAGGGACGGAAGACGGAGGCCCAGCCGCGGGCTGGTGCACAACACGGTCTTGTCTGCTGGCTGCAAGGCTGGGCGGGAAGCAGgggcgcccgccgcccgccggaCAGAGCTGGTGCCTCAGCTTCCCACGGGCAGTGGCTCAGCGGGCCGGGAGCCACCTGCGCCGCGCCCGAAGGAGCAGGTGAGCAAacagcagggaggggagcccccccccccccaacgtgCAGCAATGATTCGGGACTCCTGCCTGGCACCAGGTGCGGGCATTAGCTCAGCGGGGGTCAAAGTCCAACCTTCAAACTCTACCAAGAAAACACGGTGGGAGGGACTGCGGGCACTGTGGCCGTTAAGCATCCCAGACGGGCGCAGGGTCGAGTcccggctggctgctccacttcccacccagctccctgctaaggtatctgggaaagcagcggaagacggcctgagggcttgggctcctgccacccacgtgggagacccggatggagttcccggctcctggcctcagcctggcccagcccatgtggggagtgaagcagcaaatggaagacctctctctctctctctctctgtctctctctttcctctctgtgtcacactgattttcgaataaataaatactaaacatttttaaaagtaaaatgaaaacttcTTACCACCCGTGCGTGCTcgggcaaatgcaaatcaaagccccAGAGAGACCGCCTCCTGGGCGCCGAGGGTGGCGGGAGGGCTGGAGCGTGTGCCACGGGCGGGTTGTAGCAGAGCGGGTGAAGCACGGAGCGACCTCCTGGCCTAGTAAGTCCACTTCCGGGCTCTGAGCACAGGGCTCAGAAGGGATACTTGTCCACCCGCGATCACGGCAGCCAAGCAGTGGGGGCCCCGGCCACCGGTGGAGCAATGGAGGAACAAACCAGAGAGACGTGTCTCTGCCCAGGCTCTGGCACATCTGGGAAGGGACTggaagcctgcacctgctgcagcccaggagcgCCTCGCGGACGCCTCGCTGGGGAAAGAGCAGGGCGGGAAAGACGCACACTGCGAGATTCCACTTCCAGGGGCCCCTGGTGGGCgccagggcctggcagggagggggACGGGGAGCCGGCATTTAGGGTGCAGAGTCTCAGGTGTGGGAGGGAACAGGTTCTGGAGAGGGGCGCCGGCGGCGTGAGTGGCCAGCTACCGCTGCACACTTGGGAGCCCTTCCGAGGCCAAGTTCGCCGTGGGCGGTTGGAGCAGAACGGGGACCCTGGGCTGGCTTCTCAGATGGCGACTCACGCACGCGGCACGGAGGCGGGCACGGGAGCCCGGGTGACGCGTGCAGCCCTGCAGAGGGGACACAGCTTGGCCACGGAGGTGAGAGCCCGGCCAGCCCCGCGAGGCGCCACAGCGGCTTTGAAACCCCTCTGTGAGCAGAATCTGTCTCCAAGTGACAAAACAGGAAGCCTGCTCCGtccaagggagaggcagaggccaccCGCCAGGCCCGGGCGCAGAGCTCGGCTGCGGCTGCAGGGGCAGCAGGAAAGTTCCCCTTGGGGAGTGCTCAGGGGGGGACAAGCACCCGGATGAGCCTGGGGCCTCCAGCGCTGCTGCCCCTGGACGGCGCCTGGCTCGTGGAGACCGGGCTCCTGTGCCCTCTGAGCCAAGTCCCCCCAACTCTGGCCGGCCCCCTTTCTTTCACGCCTGCCCCTTCCCCGGGCCCTTCCTGCCCAGGGACCGCCACCAGGCAGGAGCTGTCTTTTCAGCACTACACAGAGCCCCTGCTGCAGGCTCGCGGGATGAGACCCCAGCCTCATGCACAGTGGCCGCACAGACCACCCCCCAGGCACAAGGAAGAGGGGGCTCTgcaccccccaggcccgcgaggGCAGCTCCCCACCCTGCCAGGACCCCTGCCCATGGCCCCATTGGTTCAGCTGCCTGACCCTGGGGCCGTCCCcacgggcaggtgggcaggtgcgTCCTGCACGTGTGGCTGGGGAGGGTCCCCTGCAAGAAACAGGCCCGCGGACCGCAGGGGCCCCGGGGAAGGGGACCGGTCTGGCCCCAGCTTCCAGGTCTCCGTGGCAGGGCGGACGCATGGCAAGGCCATAGCAGGGCTGCGTTTGAACCCGGGCTTCTGGGCGCGTGAGCGGCCCTGGCGGGAAACGCGTGCTTGCAGCACCTTTATGTCATTTCCCCCTGCTCGATGGTAGAGGCCCTCTTGAGTTTGCAAATACAACTTCTGGGGGACCCTGAGCCCGCGGCTGGAGATGGACTGGTCACCTGGGCCTcggtgggggcaggtgggggccggATGGAGCTGTGTTCCCGCTGCGAGGCCTGGAAGGGACCGCTGTGCTCTGGCCAACTGCCGGGAACATCTCGGAACTCGGAGACAGGGCTGCCTCCTTCCGGGAGCACACCAGGCTCCGTCCCCAGAGGCTGGGGGCGCCCGGGGCCTGGCCCCTTCCCAATGACGGCAGGATCCCGGAGGGGCCGCACCGCGTCCCAcaacccctccctccacccagaaAAGCCCCTTCCTCGCTGGGACACACGGACCCCCGACAGCCTGCGCGCCACTCAGCCCGTGTGCTCGGGCCCGGGGCCAGCTGAGGACAAAGCTGTAACTAGGGCGGCGGGCCTGGCTGACCCGGATGGGCAGTTGGCTGTGCTGCATGGGGGCCCTCGCCATGGCGACCGCCCACCCACGGCCCTGCATGGGGTGGGCCCTGTTTGCTGCCAGCAAGTGGCGAAGGCCCAAGAGCCACTGGCACAGCCGCTCAGGCCGGGCACGGGGAGCCCTTTCCCACGCTCCCGCCTCCCAGCCGCCTTGGCGGGCCAAACTCAGGCCTGGAGAGGCTTCAGTGAGGAAGTTGGGGCCGCAGGTGGCTCGGCAGGAATGCCCAGGGGCCGGAAGAGGTCTTCAACCGCCCGGCAGACAGGAGCGCTGGGACGCTGCTCACGGAGGCACCAGCAAGGGGGGTGCGCACAGCCCAGCTTCTCCTTGGACCCCAGCCTGTGGGCCCCAGGGGCCCTCTGATGGACCCCTCTCTCCCAACGAGCCACGGAGAGGCGCCTTGGCCCAGCCTGCCAGGACTTGGGGCTTTTaacattgggaaaaaaaaaaaaaagcttatttgtatttacttgaaaggcagagtgatggggagatGATATAGAGAgcccttccatcctctagttcactccccaaata
This sequence is a window from Lepus europaeus isolate LE1 chromosome 21, mLepTim1.pri, whole genome shotgun sequence. Protein-coding genes within it:
- the GRIFIN gene encoding grifin, with amino-acid sequence MGSPPHPPDPDSEMLPPALTVRDVLVPFQTSREEGEAKFATVWQAVSSSETAPAARGGLLDTGRTPGGEGPELRACGPVSVQFEAFCAGGLAPGWSLLVQGQSDSGEDRFEVNFLCEGGDIAFHVKPRFSSATVVGNAFQGGHWGQEEVSSVVPLALGQPFEMEVSSDEEHFHVFVQEHKVLQFPHRQRPLAAITRVRVLSDHRLAQVELARRGLSWGDGGY